From one Halosimplex rubrum genomic stretch:
- the ilvN gene encoding acetolactate synthase small subunit: protein MTQGMDGPHPDERMRPAGRRNSQGIRIDPEAEATHQPRKAVLSTLVNHEPGVLAEVSGLFSRRQFNIESLTVGATDDPEVARMTIVIEEPEPGVDQAKKQLEKLVPVISVEELEPEAVQRELILVKVGGEKPDDVNAVADMYDGSVVDASPEAITVEITGSQQKIEAAVEAFDQFDVQEVVRTGAAAVERGDETLEDTRRKAETISETGETPQTATDD from the coding sequence ATGACGCAAGGCATGGACGGCCCCCATCCCGACGAACGGATGCGACCGGCGGGCCGACGGAACTCGCAAGGTATTCGTATCGACCCGGAAGCCGAGGCGACCCACCAGCCGCGCAAGGCGGTGCTGTCGACGCTGGTGAACCACGAGCCCGGCGTCCTCGCGGAGGTCTCCGGACTCTTCAGCCGCCGGCAGTTCAACATCGAGAGCCTGACCGTGGGCGCCACGGACGACCCGGAGGTCGCCCGGATGACGATCGTCATCGAGGAGCCCGAGCCCGGCGTCGACCAGGCGAAAAAACAGCTGGAGAAGCTCGTGCCGGTCATCTCGGTTGAGGAGCTCGAACCCGAGGCCGTCCAGCGCGAGCTGATCCTCGTGAAGGTCGGCGGCGAGAAGCCCGACGACGTGAACGCGGTCGCGGACATGTACGACGGGTCGGTCGTCGACGCCTCGCCCGAGGCTATCACGGTGGAGATCACGGGTAGCCAGCAGAAGATCGAGGCCGCGGTCGAGGCGTTCGACCAGTTCGACGTGCAGGAGGTCGTCCGCACGGGCGCCGCGGCGGTCGAGCGCGGCGACGAGACGCTCGAAGACACCCGACGGAAAGCGGAGACGATATCAGAGACGGGCGAGACGCCTCAGACAGCTACAGATGACTGA
- the ilvC gene encoding ketol-acid reductoisomerase, with translation MTDDFTVPVYDDGDADASHIEDKTVAILGYGSQGHAQAQNLADSGVDVVVGLREGSSSRDEAEADGLRVAVPDDAVAEADITVMLVPDTVQPAVFEAVKDGLEEGDTLQFAHGFNVHYGQIEPPEGVDVTMVAPKSPGHLVRRTYKRGEGTPGLIAIEQDATGAAKEQSLAYAQAIGCARAGVIETSFKEEVETDLFGEQAVLCGGVTEMVKAGFETLVDAGYAPEMAYFECLNELKLIVDLMYEGGHMGMWNSVSDTAEYGGLTRGEEIIDRDGFDEILEGVQNGEFAREWINENQAHRPAYKQYRDAEQNHQIEEVGGRLRELFAWADEE, from the coding sequence ATGACTGACGACTTCACCGTACCCGTCTACGACGACGGCGACGCCGACGCATCGCACATCGAGGACAAGACCGTGGCCATCCTGGGTTACGGCAGCCAGGGCCACGCGCAGGCCCAGAACCTCGCCGACAGCGGCGTCGACGTGGTCGTCGGCCTCCGCGAGGGGTCGAGTTCGCGCGACGAGGCCGAAGCGGACGGCCTCCGCGTCGCGGTGCCGGACGACGCCGTCGCCGAGGCGGACATCACCGTGATGCTCGTCCCGGACACCGTCCAGCCGGCGGTCTTCGAGGCGGTGAAGGACGGCCTGGAGGAGGGCGACACGCTGCAGTTCGCCCACGGGTTCAACGTCCACTACGGCCAGATCGAGCCGCCGGAGGGCGTCGACGTGACGATGGTCGCCCCCAAGAGCCCCGGTCACCTCGTCCGCCGCACCTACAAGCGCGGCGAGGGCACGCCGGGCCTGATCGCCATCGAGCAGGACGCGACCGGGGCAGCCAAGGAACAGTCGCTCGCCTACGCCCAGGCCATCGGCTGCGCCCGCGCGGGCGTCATCGAGACGAGCTTCAAGGAGGAGGTCGAGACCGACCTCTTCGGCGAGCAGGCCGTCCTCTGTGGCGGCGTGACCGAGATGGTCAAGGCCGGCTTCGAGACGCTGGTCGACGCGGGCTACGCGCCGGAGATGGCCTACTTCGAGTGTCTCAACGAGCTGAAGCTGATTGTCGACCTCATGTACGAGGGCGGCCACATGGGCATGTGGAACTCCGTCTCGGACACCGCCGAGTACGGCGGGCTCACCCGCGGCGAGGAGATAATCGACCGCGACGGCTTCGACGAGATCCTCGAAGGGGTCCAGAACGGGGAGTTCGCCCGCGAGTGGATCAACGAGAACCAGGCCCACCGGCCGGCCTACAAGCAGTACCGCGACGCCGAACAGAACCACCAGATCGAGGAAGTCGGCGGGCGCCTGCGCGAGCTGTTCGCGTGGGCCGACGAGGAGTGA
- the leuC gene encoding 3-isopropylmalate dehydratase large subunit yields the protein MSQGTLYDKVWDRHKVTTLPNGQDQLFVGLHLIHEVTSPQAFGMLRERDIEVARPDLTLATVDHIVPTADQSRPYGDDAAENMMSELEENVREAGIEFLDPTSGEQGIVHVVGPEQGLTQPGKTIVCGDSHTSTHGAFGALAFGIGTSQIRDVLATQTIAMEKQKVRKIQVDGELGRGVEAKDIILEIIRRLGTEGGVGYVYEYAGEAIEDLDMEGRMSICNMSIEGGARAGYVNPDETTYEWLEQTDYFQENPEKFDELKPYWESISSDDTAEYDDVVRIDASELDPVVTWGTTPGQGIGIHDPIPAPEDLADDKVDTARRAQEHMRVDPGETMDGYDIDVAFLGSCTNARLPDLRRAARIVKGRQVADDVRAFVVPGSQRVQKQAEEEGLKDIFEEAGFDWRNAGCSMCLGMNEDQLEGDEACASSSNRNFVGRQGSKDGRTVLMNPRMVAAAAITGEVSDVRDLEEVQVS from the coding sequence ATGAGTCAGGGAACACTGTACGACAAGGTGTGGGACCGGCACAAAGTGACGACGCTGCCCAACGGGCAGGACCAGCTGTTCGTCGGGCTCCACCTCATCCACGAGGTCACGAGCCCGCAGGCGTTTGGCATGCTCCGCGAGCGCGACATCGAGGTCGCGCGCCCGGATCTGACGCTCGCCACGGTCGACCATATCGTCCCGACGGCCGACCAGTCGCGGCCCTACGGCGACGACGCGGCCGAGAACATGATGTCCGAACTCGAGGAGAACGTCCGCGAGGCGGGCATCGAGTTCCTCGACCCCACCAGCGGCGAGCAGGGCATCGTCCACGTCGTCGGCCCGGAGCAGGGGCTCACCCAGCCCGGCAAGACGATCGTCTGCGGCGACTCCCACACGTCGACCCACGGCGCGTTCGGCGCGCTCGCGTTCGGGATCGGGACCTCCCAGATCCGCGACGTGCTGGCCACCCAGACCATCGCGATGGAGAAACAGAAGGTCCGCAAGATCCAGGTCGACGGCGAACTCGGCCGAGGAGTCGAGGCCAAGGACATCATCCTGGAGATCATCCGCCGTCTGGGCACCGAGGGCGGCGTCGGCTACGTCTACGAGTACGCCGGCGAGGCCATCGAGGACCTGGACATGGAAGGGCGGATGTCCATCTGCAACATGTCCATCGAGGGCGGCGCTCGCGCGGGCTACGTCAACCCCGACGAGACCACCTACGAGTGGCTGGAACAGACGGACTACTTCCAGGAAAACCCGGAGAAGTTCGACGAACTCAAACCCTACTGGGAGTCCATCAGCAGCGACGATACGGCCGAGTACGACGACGTGGTCCGCATCGACGCGAGCGAGCTGGACCCGGTCGTCACGTGGGGCACCACGCCCGGCCAGGGCATCGGCATCCACGACCCGATCCCGGCGCCGGAGGACCTGGCCGACGACAAGGTCGACACGGCCCGGCGCGCCCAGGAGCACATGCGCGTCGATCCCGGCGAGACGATGGACGGCTACGACATCGACGTGGCCTTCCTCGGCTCGTGTACCAACGCCCGCCTGCCGGACCTGCGCCGCGCGGCCCGGATCGTGAAGGGCCGACAGGTCGCCGACGACGTGCGCGCGTTCGTCGTCCCCGGCAGCCAGCGCGTCCAGAAGCAGGCCGAGGAGGAAGGGCTCAAGGACATCTTCGAGGAGGCCGGCTTCGACTGGCGCAACGCCGGCTGTTCGATGTGTCTCGGCATGAACGAGGACCAGCTAGAGGGCGACGAGGCCTGTGCCTCGTCCTCGAACCGGAACTTCGTCGGCCGTCAGGGGAGCAAGGACGGCCGGACCGTCCTGATGAACCCGCGGATGGTCGCCGCGGCGGCGATCACCGGCGAGGTTTCCGACGTGCGCGACCTGGAGGAGGTGCAGGTGTCATGA
- the leuD gene encoding 3-isopropylmalate dehydratase small subunit encodes MSDATEDIPSVDYVEGSGIPIRGNDIDTDQIIPARFMKVVTFDGLGQFSFFDLRFDDDDNEKEHPFNEERFGDANVMVVNNNFGCGSSREHAPQALMRWGIDAIIGEGFAEIFAGNCLALGIPTVTADHETINALQQWVDDNPDGEIEVDVRAETVTYGDNEINVSVDRAQREALVEGNWDTTALMKANRNAIEETAGSLPYLGSAD; translated from the coding sequence ATGAGCGACGCCACCGAGGACATCCCGTCGGTCGACTACGTCGAGGGGTCGGGCATCCCGATCCGCGGCAACGACATCGACACCGACCAGATCATCCCGGCGCGGTTCATGAAGGTCGTCACCTTCGACGGGCTGGGCCAGTTCTCCTTCTTCGACCTGCGGTTCGACGACGACGACAACGAGAAAGAGCACCCGTTCAACGAGGAGCGCTTCGGGGACGCCAACGTCATGGTGGTCAACAACAACTTCGGCTGTGGCTCCTCCCGCGAGCACGCCCCACAGGCGCTGATGCGCTGGGGCATCGACGCCATCATCGGCGAGGGCTTCGCGGAGATCTTCGCGGGCAACTGCCTCGCGCTCGGCATCCCGACGGTCACGGCCGACCACGAGACGATCAACGCGCTCCAGCAGTGGGTCGACGACAACCCCGATGGCGAGATCGAGGTCGACGTGCGCGCCGAGACCGTCACCTACGGCGACAACGAGATCAACGTCAGCGTCGACCGCGCCCAGCGCGAGGCGCTGGTCGAGGGCAACTGGGACACCACCGCGCTGATGAAGGCCAACCGGAACGCCATCGAGGAGACGGCCGGCTCGCTGCCGTACCTCGGATCGGCGGACTGA
- a CDS encoding methyl-accepting chemotaxis protein, giving the protein MRLSAKLILVFLVVSLIPTAVVGVTANQSMTDLSEQSQRASAASLEAQVTDELNNSVEARSEEIGNLLNERRADVKSLAGTAAVGDYYAAASGESAQARERSARQLGYVALHVRDAVESTTETLLEERYDGRVWEELSAEEQMAVETAVERRIAGTAGNGTTDAGALADTFRPGYVGETGYAMVTDREGAVVVHHEVGDGERLGGDAGGLSMAYDAINRTVRSDEGVRTGADWASETYTAETGAGDDAEGTRVVSYTYYDRFDWVIAPGVFVDEFRRNSVTEARSNIAGSFESALWTQTMTVDGQDAQAYRSLRLTDADGREVVSVTRTDAGSVNVSEDENSYADTGWFSRAKSARPGRVVVGEITMRSGEQRNMLATPVYHDGRLAGVLAAEFNYHHVTNITNSVTVAESGYLYIVNDRGELVSYPRESLLREKANLAQGALGDSLATTVNERMIQGEAGLATYSLGNDTDAAQRYIGFRPLDVGERTYTMVATVPESDVTDPAAALGAQLRAEADATRQTILLILGAILVGVVATGYGLARYFARPIEQVRDHAQRLARGEFDEQLDVDAGNDEIGEMVTAFEEMHGNLSMAAAQADALADQEFDAPVLDEEVPGRLGAALSTMHENTEAFVADLDEARSEAEAAREEAEQLAADLRRQAEEAAGVLERAADGDLTARMDETRDSDAMRTIATEFNAMLGELEDTVVDIKRFSDEVAGVSEQVSRGSNEVSSASQEVAESIEDIAARAAEQTGSLEEVSGEMNDLSATVEEIASSSDEVAELSAEAAADAREGTDLAEESIEMIETIEDQADETVDEMERLEREVSEIDEIVTLIDDIAEQTNVLALNASIEAARAGEAGEGFAVVANEVKNLAEETSEATDEIAGLIDGVESSTTETVADMREMHEAVEDGRETIDESLRTLQEIADHVEEANTGVQSINDATDEQAASAQEVVAMADDVADASRETRSEAQEVASAAEQQTMTATQMAGTADELDGLADQLREQLDEFTVDDGSGSSEDDDPAFGGGGGDDPALSGGDESGDPALDDPAATGDDPDAAATDGGRASEESAASSEADSDGGRASEESAASSEADSDGGRASEESATSSESPSDGGRED; this is encoded by the coding sequence ATGAGACTGAGTGCGAAGCTCATCCTCGTCTTTCTGGTGGTTTCGCTGATACCGACGGCGGTGGTTGGGGTGACGGCGAACCAGTCCATGACGGATCTGAGCGAGCAGTCCCAGCGCGCGAGCGCGGCGTCGCTGGAGGCGCAAGTGACCGACGAGCTGAACAACAGTGTCGAGGCCCGCTCCGAAGAGATCGGGAACCTCCTCAACGAGCGGCGCGCCGACGTGAAGTCGCTGGCGGGCACCGCCGCGGTCGGCGACTACTACGCGGCGGCGAGCGGCGAGTCGGCTCAGGCGCGCGAGCGGAGCGCGCGCCAGCTCGGCTACGTCGCGCTCCACGTCCGCGACGCCGTCGAGAGCACCACCGAGACCCTCCTCGAAGAGCGCTACGACGGACGGGTCTGGGAGGAGCTGAGCGCCGAGGAACAGATGGCCGTCGAGACCGCCGTCGAGCGGCGGATCGCCGGCACGGCCGGGAACGGGACGACCGACGCGGGCGCGCTCGCCGACACCTTCCGACCCGGCTACGTCGGCGAGACGGGCTACGCGATGGTCACCGACCGCGAGGGGGCCGTCGTCGTCCACCACGAGGTCGGCGACGGCGAGCGCCTCGGCGGCGACGCCGGCGGGCTGTCGATGGCCTACGACGCGATCAACCGGACGGTCCGCTCGGACGAGGGCGTCCGCACGGGCGCGGACTGGGCGAGCGAGACCTACACCGCCGAGACCGGAGCGGGCGACGACGCCGAGGGGACCCGCGTCGTCTCCTACACCTACTACGACCGGTTCGACTGGGTGATCGCACCGGGCGTCTTCGTCGACGAGTTCCGCCGGAACAGCGTCACCGAGGCTCGGTCGAACATCGCGGGCTCCTTCGAGAGCGCGCTCTGGACGCAGACGATGACGGTCGACGGCCAGGACGCACAGGCCTACCGGAGCCTCCGCCTGACCGACGCCGACGGCCGGGAGGTCGTCAGCGTCACCCGCACCGACGCCGGCTCGGTCAACGTCTCGGAGGACGAGAACTCCTACGCCGACACCGGGTGGTTCTCACGGGCGAAGAGCGCCCGCCCCGGGCGGGTCGTCGTCGGCGAGATCACGATGCGAAGCGGCGAACAGCGCAACATGCTCGCGACGCCGGTGTACCACGACGGTCGCCTGGCGGGCGTCCTCGCCGCGGAGTTCAACTACCACCACGTCACCAACATCACCAACAGCGTCACCGTCGCCGAGTCGGGTTACCTCTACATCGTCAACGACCGGGGGGAACTGGTCAGTTACCCCCGCGAGTCGCTGCTGCGGGAGAAGGCCAACCTCGCACAGGGAGCGCTCGGCGACTCGCTGGCGACGACCGTCAACGAGCGGATGATCCAGGGCGAGGCGGGACTCGCGACCTACAGCCTCGGCAACGACACCGACGCCGCCCAGCGCTACATCGGCTTCCGCCCGCTCGACGTGGGCGAACGGACCTACACGATGGTCGCGACCGTCCCCGAGTCCGACGTGACCGACCCCGCGGCCGCCCTCGGCGCGCAGCTCCGCGCGGAGGCCGACGCGACCCGCCAGACCATCCTGCTCATCCTCGGCGCCATCCTCGTCGGCGTCGTCGCGACCGGCTACGGGCTAGCGCGGTACTTCGCCAGACCGATCGAGCAGGTCCGCGACCACGCCCAACGGCTCGCCCGCGGCGAGTTCGACGAACAGCTCGACGTCGACGCCGGCAACGACGAGATCGGTGAGATGGTCACCGCCTTCGAGGAGATGCACGGCAACCTCTCGATGGCCGCCGCCCAGGCCGACGCGCTGGCCGACCAGGAGTTCGACGCGCCCGTCCTCGACGAGGAGGTCCCCGGCCGGCTGGGCGCCGCCCTGTCGACCATGCACGAGAACACCGAGGCGTTCGTCGCCGATCTCGACGAGGCCCGCAGCGAGGCCGAGGCCGCCCGCGAGGAGGCCGAACAGCTCGCCGCCGACCTGCGACGGCAGGCCGAGGAGGCCGCGGGCGTCCTCGAACGGGCGGCCGACGGCGACCTGACCGCCCGGATGGACGAAACGCGCGACAGCGACGCCATGCGGACCATCGCCACCGAATTCAACGCCATGCTCGGCGAACTGGAGGACACCGTCGTCGACATCAAACGCTTCAGCGACGAGGTCGCGGGCGTCAGCGAGCAGGTCTCCCGCGGGTCGAACGAGGTGTCCTCCGCCAGCCAGGAGGTCGCGGAATCCATCGAAGACATCGCCGCCCGGGCGGCCGAACAGACCGGGAGCCTCGAGGAGGTCTCCGGCGAGATGAACGACCTGTCGGCCACCGTCGAGGAGATCGCCTCTTCGTCCGACGAGGTGGCCGAACTCTCCGCCGAGGCCGCCGCCGACGCCCGCGAGGGGACCGATCTGGCCGAGGAGTCCATCGAGATGATCGAGACCATCGAGGACCAGGCCGACGAGACCGTCGACGAGATGGAGCGGCTGGAACGGGAGGTCTCGGAGATCGACGAGATCGTCACGCTCATCGACGACATCGCCGAGCAGACGAACGTCCTCGCCCTGAACGCCTCCATCGAAGCCGCCCGCGCCGGCGAGGCCGGCGAGGGCTTCGCCGTCGTCGCCAACGAGGTCAAAAATCTCGCCGAGGAGACGAGCGAGGCGACCGACGAGATCGCCGGCCTCATCGACGGGGTCGAGTCCTCGACCACCGAGACCGTCGCGGACATGCGCGAAATGCACGAGGCCGTCGAGGACGGTCGCGAGACCATCGACGAGAGCCTGCGGACTCTGCAAGAGATCGCCGACCACGTCGAGGAGGCCAACACCGGCGTCCAGTCGATCAACGACGCAACCGACGAGCAGGCCGCCTCCGCCCAGGAGGTCGTCGCGATGGCCGACGACGTGGCCGACGCCAGCCGCGAGACGCGCTCGGAGGCCCAGGAAGTCGCCTCCGCCGCCGAACAGCAGACGATGACCGCCACGCAGATGGCCGGCACCGCCGACGAACTCGACGGCCTCGCCGACCAGCTTCGCGAGCAGCTCGACGAGTTCACCGTCGACGACGGGAGCGGGTCCAGCGAGGACGACGACCCCGCATTCGGCGGCGGAGGCGGCGACGACCCTGCGCTGAGTGGCGGCGACGAAAGCGGCGACCCCGCGCTCGACGACCCCGCGGCGACCGGAGACGATCCGGACGCGGCGGCGACCGACGGCGGTCGCGCGAGCGAGGAGAGCGCGGCTTCGTCGGAAGCCGACTCCGACGGCGGTCGCGCGAGCGAGGAGAGCGCGGCTTCGTCGGAAGCCGACTCCGACGGCGGTCGCGCGAGCGAGGAGAGCGCGACCTCGTCGGAGTCCCCCTCCGACGGCGGTCGCGAGGACTGA
- a CDS encoding cyclase family protein — protein sequence MRPLDLSHSLATDMPVYPGTEPVRVEPDATLDTDGYRTTRLDLDSHAGTHVDAPAHLTDGPSLDEFPVDRFRFDAAAADLRPLDAREPVSLDALRDALAVDPHEVDLVAVVTGWDRHWGNDRYFEHPYLTAEAAAWLADRDCDLGVDTVNPDPTPAERAGDDEPDGFPVHERLFERERVIVENLRGLDRTPERFELHAYPLRFAGADASPVRAVAHAGDGESR from the coding sequence GTGAGACCGCTGGACCTCAGTCACTCGCTGGCGACCGACATGCCGGTGTACCCCGGTACCGAGCCGGTCCGCGTCGAGCCCGACGCGACTCTCGATACGGACGGCTACCGGACGACCCGGCTGGATCTGGACTCCCACGCGGGGACGCACGTCGACGCGCCCGCACATCTCACGGACGGGCCGTCGCTCGACGAGTTCCCCGTCGACCGGTTTCGCTTCGACGCCGCCGCGGCGGATCTCCGGCCGCTCGACGCCCGCGAACCGGTCTCCCTCGACGCGCTCCGGGACGCGCTGGCCGTCGATCCCCACGAGGTCGACCTCGTCGCGGTCGTCACCGGCTGGGACCGCCACTGGGGGAACGACCGATACTTCGAGCACCCGTATCTCACCGCCGAGGCCGCGGCGTGGCTGGCCGACCGCGACTGCGACCTCGGGGTCGATACGGTCAACCCGGACCCGACGCCGGCCGAGCGGGCGGGCGACGACGAGCCCGACGGGTTCCCGGTCCACGAGCGGCTGTTCGAACGCGAGCGGGTGATCGTCGAGAACCTCCGCGGCCTCGACCGGACGCCCGAGCGGTTCGAACTGCACGCCTACCCGTTGCGGTTCGCGGGTGCTGACGCCTCGCCGGTACGGGCAGTGGCGCACGCGGGGGACGGTGAGTCGCGCTGA
- a CDS encoding isocitrate/isopropylmalate dehydrogenase family protein, whose product MTHEIAVIPGDGIGQEVTPAAVDVLEAVDADFDFVEGDAGDAVEEATGEALPAETRELAADADATLFGAAGETAADVILPLREVVGSFANVRPARSYPGLDAVQPDTDLVFIRENTEGVYAGIEAEIDDGVRTLTRVITEDASREIAEFGFKYAKRNGFENVTIAHKANVMRETDGLFLETAEEVGDSFDVDYDTALMDALAMHLVMHPGEYGVVICPNLAGDMLSDLAAGLVGGLGLLPSANVGEDNALFEPVHGSAPDIAGQGIANPSAMILSAAMLLDHLDYGDEATAVRDAVEGVLADGPRTPDLGGDASTDEVTAAVVDRL is encoded by the coding sequence ATGACTCACGAGATCGCCGTGATCCCCGGCGACGGGATCGGACAGGAGGTCACACCCGCCGCGGTCGACGTGCTCGAAGCGGTCGACGCCGACTTCGACTTCGTCGAGGGCGACGCCGGCGACGCCGTGGAGGAAGCCACCGGCGAGGCCCTGCCCGCCGAGACCCGAGAGCTGGCCGCCGACGCCGACGCGACGCTGTTCGGCGCCGCCGGCGAGACCGCCGCCGACGTGATCCTCCCGCTGCGCGAGGTCGTCGGTTCGTTCGCCAACGTCCGCCCCGCGCGCTCCTACCCCGGCCTGGACGCCGTCCAGCCCGACACCGACCTCGTGTTCATCCGCGAGAACACCGAGGGCGTCTACGCCGGCATCGAGGCGGAGATCGACGACGGCGTCCGCACGCTGACGCGCGTGATCACCGAGGACGCCTCCCGGGAGATCGCCGAGTTCGGATTCAAGTACGCGAAACGGAACGGCTTCGAGAACGTCACCATCGCCCACAAGGCCAACGTCATGCGCGAGACCGACGGCCTCTTCCTGGAGACCGCCGAGGAAGTCGGCGATTCGTTCGACGTCGACTACGACACGGCGCTGATGGACGCGCTGGCGATGCACCTGGTCATGCACCCCGGCGAGTACGGGGTCGTCATCTGCCCGAACCTCGCGGGCGACATGCTCTCGGACCTGGCCGCCGGACTGGTCGGCGGGCTGGGCCTGCTCCCGAGCGCGAACGTCGGCGAGGACAACGCGCTGTTCGAACCGGTCCACGGTTCGGCGCCCGACATCGCCGGACAGGGGATCGCCAACCCCTCCGCGATGATCCTCTCGGCCGCGATGTTGCTCGACCACCTCGACTACGGCGACGAAGCGACGGCCGTCCGCGACGCCGTCGAAGGCGTCCTCGCCGACGGGCCGCGCACGCCGGACCTCGGCGGCGACGCTTCGACCGACGAGGTGACCGCGGCGGTCGTCGACCGCCTCTGA
- a CDS encoding DUF5799 family protein yields the protein MSDSEWSDRIVGERMQTDQEFAEKVAASNFSRQQWGLIMTAVEFEIENPDDPESARLVANTSKVESIVPELEKVDQAAGMAAGGGRQSDDSGGILDGVKDALGLGGGSDGIDREQLAAAEEMAQMYAGDLQEKLESRGKWEEVCVLARE from the coding sequence ATGAGCGACAGCGAGTGGAGCGACCGGATCGTCGGCGAGCGGATGCAGACCGACCAGGAGTTCGCCGAGAAGGTCGCCGCCTCGAACTTCTCGCGCCAGCAGTGGGGCCTCATCATGACCGCCGTCGAGTTCGAGATCGAGAACCCCGACGACCCCGAGTCCGCCCGGCTGGTGGCGAACACGAGCAAGGTCGAGAGCATCGTCCCGGAACTGGAGAAGGTCGACCAGGCGGCGGGGATGGCCGCGGGCGGCGGCCGGCAGTCCGACGACTCCGGGGGCATCCTCGACGGCGTCAAGGACGCGCTCGGGCTCGGCGGTGGGAGCGACGGCATCGACCGCGAGCAGTTGGCCGCGGCCGAGGAGATGGCCCAGATGTACGCCGGCGACCTCCAGGAGAAACTCGAATCGCGCGGGAAGTGGGAAGAGGTCTGCGTCCTCGCGCGGGAGTGA
- a CDS encoding DHH family phosphoesterase, translated as MSTGITMASMSRYAILGCGSVGHAVAEELVGEGKEVEIIDRDEGRVEALRDQDLDANVADIRDESVVDEVADCDVVLIMSSDVEANSAAVENIRARGDDHFIVARASDPVSADELTDLGADVVINPSAVIADSALRALETGELEYKARNLAEVIDDTDGRMAILVHRSPDPDSIASAAALRDIAASRDVEADIIYEGEIGHQENRAFVNLLGIDLVSRDEIDMTDYDTVALVDYAKGGAPAEAEAIDILVDHYEQEDDEVDASFEDVRSNVSATSTILTKYIQELDLNLSQEVATALLYGIRAETLDFKRDTTPADLTAAAYLYPFADHDTLEQVESPSMSPETLDVLAEAIRNREVSGSHLVSNAGFIRDRDALAQAAQHLLNLEGITTTAVFAIADDTIYLAARSKDIRMNIGKVLDDAFGEMGEAKGHSTDAAVEIPLGIFTGIETSEDNRETLLQLTEEAVRKKLFDAMGVDSAGESNGS; from the coding sequence ATGAGTACCGGCATCACGATGGCGTCGATGTCTCGCTACGCTATCCTCGGGTGCGGGAGCGTGGGTCACGCCGTCGCCGAGGAACTCGTGGGCGAGGGCAAGGAGGTCGAGATCATCGACCGCGACGAGGGCCGGGTCGAGGCGCTGCGCGACCAGGACCTCGACGCCAACGTCGCCGACATCCGCGACGAGTCGGTCGTCGACGAGGTCGCCGACTGCGACGTGGTCCTCATCATGTCCTCCGACGTCGAAGCCAACTCCGCCGCCGTCGAGAACATCCGCGCCCGCGGCGACGACCACTTCATCGTCGCTCGCGCTTCGGACCCCGTCTCCGCCGACGAACTCACGGATCTGGGCGCCGACGTGGTGATCAACCCCTCCGCCGTCATCGCCGACTCCGCGCTGCGCGCGCTGGAGACCGGCGAACTCGAGTACAAGGCCCGCAACCTCGCCGAGGTCATCGACGACACGGACGGCCGGATGGCGATCCTCGTCCACCGCAGCCCCGACCCCGACTCCATCGCCAGCGCCGCGGCCCTCCGGGACATCGCGGCCAGTCGCGACGTGGAGGCCGACATCATCTACGAGGGCGAGATCGGCCACCAGGAGAATCGCGCGTTCGTCAACCTCCTGGGCATCGACCTGGTCTCCCGGGACGAAATCGACATGACCGACTACGACACCGTCGCCCTGGTCGACTACGCGAAGGGCGGCGCGCCCGCCGAGGCCGAGGCCATCGACATCCTCGTCGACCACTACGAGCAGGAGGACGACGAGGTCGACGCCAGCTTCGAGGACGTGCGCTCGAACGTCTCGGCCACCTCGACGATCCTCACCAAGTACATCCAGGAACTGGACCTGAACCTCAGCCAGGAGGTCGCCACGGCCCTGCTGTACGGCATCCGCGCCGAGACGCTCGACTTCAAACGCGACACGACGCCCGCCGACCTGACGGCCGCCGCCTACCTCTACCCGTTCGCCGACCACGACACGCTCGAACAGGTCGAGTCGCCGTCGATGTCGCCCGAGACGCTGGACGTGCTCGCCGAGGCCATCCGCAACCGGGAGGTCAGCGGGAGCCACCTCGTCTCCAACGCGGGGTTCATCCGCGACCGCGACGCGCTGGCCCAGGCCGCCCAGCACCTCCTGAACCTGGAGGGAATCACGACGACCGCCGTCTTCGCCATCGCCGACGACACCATCTACCTCGCCGCCCGGTCGAAGGACATCCGGATGAACATCGGGAAGGTGTTAGACGACGCCTTCGGCGAGATGGGCGAGGCGAAGGGCCACTCCACCGACGCCGCCGTCGAGATCCCGCTGGGCATCTTCACGGGCATCGAGACCAGCGAGGACAACCGCGAGACGCTGCTGCAGCTCACCGAGGAGGCCGTCCGCAAGAAGCTCTTCGACGCGATGGGCGTCGACTCGGCCGGCGAGAGCAACGGCAGCTGA